One part of the Aurantibacillus circumpalustris genome encodes these proteins:
- the ligA gene encoding NAD-dependent DNA ligase LigA: MDTISAEKKIKELSSQLELHNRNYYVLDTPTISDFEFDKLLEELIALEKQFPELLSQNSPSQRVGGTITKVFASVKHKHPMLSLSNSYNEEDMIDFDRRVQEGLGLEVNDLFSNNKVNYVCELKFDGLSIGLTYKDGELFQAVTRGDGVQGDDVSTNVKTIKSIPLKLKGNYPPLFEIRGEIFLPRPIFDTINKEREEIGDTPLANPRNAASGTMKMQDSRVVASRKLDCFLYNVISDTPFKSHFESIEAAKSWGFKVSEYSKLVGSMDEVLEFIHVWDKKRFELPFDTDGVVIKVNDYKQQLQLGFTAKSPRWAIAYKFKAEQVSTELLEISYQVGRTGAITPVANLKPVALGGTTVKRASLHNADIIEKLDVRIGDQVFVEKGGEIIPKIIGVDFTKRKVDSVKTVYITHCPECNAWLEREEGEANHFCPNENACPPQVKGRMEHFVGRRAMNIDSLGAETIEQLYKAGLVKNIADLYDLKKEQLLSLERMAEKSAQNLIDGLEASKQVPFERVLYSIGIRHVGETTAKKIAKKVKSLNVLMNSTKEELLSIDEVGSIIAESIAAYFGDEKNRNIIERLKASGLKFELSEEQQQAGSEKLKELTFVISGVFNSHSRDQLKEMIEFHGGKNSGSISGKTSYLLAGDNMGPEKLKKAEKLGVKIISEDDFVAMIKV, translated from the coding sequence ATGGATACTATTTCTGCTGAAAAAAAAATCAAAGAACTTTCCAGTCAACTTGAGCTACACAATCGCAATTATTATGTGCTAGATACTCCGACTATAAGCGATTTTGAATTCGATAAATTATTGGAAGAACTTATCGCGCTTGAAAAACAATTTCCAGAACTGTTATCACAAAACTCTCCAAGCCAAAGGGTAGGGGGTACGATCACAAAAGTATTCGCTTCCGTTAAGCATAAACATCCTATGCTTTCACTCTCCAATAGTTATAACGAAGAAGACATGATCGACTTCGATCGAAGAGTGCAGGAGGGTTTAGGACTTGAGGTAAATGATTTATTCTCAAATAACAAAGTAAATTATGTGTGTGAGTTAAAATTTGATGGGCTTTCTATTGGACTTACATACAAAGACGGGGAATTGTTTCAGGCGGTAACCCGCGGCGATGGTGTTCAAGGCGATGATGTATCTACCAATGTAAAAACAATTAAATCTATTCCCCTAAAATTAAAAGGCAATTATCCACCGCTGTTTGAAATTAGAGGAGAAATATTTTTACCGCGTCCAATATTTGATACCATTAATAAAGAGCGTGAAGAAATTGGTGACACACCACTGGCGAATCCCCGCAACGCAGCCAGCGGCACTATGAAAATGCAAGATAGTAGAGTAGTTGCTTCGCGTAAACTCGATTGTTTTTTGTATAATGTTATTAGCGATACGCCTTTTAAAAGTCATTTTGAAAGTATTGAAGCAGCTAAAAGTTGGGGATTTAAAGTGAGTGAATACTCAAAATTGGTTGGAAGTATGGATGAGGTACTTGAGTTTATTCATGTTTGGGATAAAAAAAGATTTGAATTACCTTTTGATACAGATGGTGTTGTAATTAAAGTAAACGATTACAAACAACAATTGCAGTTGGGTTTCACTGCCAAATCACCGCGCTGGGCCATTGCTTATAAATTTAAAGCAGAACAAGTAAGTACTGAACTATTAGAAATCTCCTATCAGGTTGGAAGAACCGGTGCTATTACTCCCGTTGCGAATTTAAAGCCGGTGGCTTTGGGTGGAACAACAGTAAAACGCGCATCCTTGCATAATGCCGATATCATTGAGAAATTAGATGTGCGAATTGGCGATCAGGTTTTTGTAGAGAAGGGCGGAGAAATTATTCCAAAAATCATTGGTGTAGATTTTACTAAGCGAAAAGTGGATTCAGTGAAAACAGTTTACATTACTCATTGTCCTGAATGCAATGCTTGGCTTGAAAGAGAAGAGGGTGAAGCAAATCATTTTTGTCCGAATGAAAATGCTTGTCCACCACAAGTAAAGGGAAGAATGGAGCATTTTGTTGGACGTCGTGCCATGAATATTGATAGCTTGGGTGCAGAAACCATAGAACAATTATATAAAGCAGGTTTAGTAAAAAATATTGCTGATCTCTACGATTTAAAAAAAGAGCAATTACTTTCTTTAGAACGTATGGCTGAAAAATCAGCTCAAAATTTAATTGATGGCCTGGAAGCAAGTAAACAGGTGCCTTTTGAGCGCGTGTTGTATTCTATTGGTATTAGGCACGTTGGTGAAACCACTGCAAAAAAGATAGCCAAGAAAGTAAAATCGCTTAATGTGTTAATGAATTCAACAAAAGAAGAGTTATTAAGTATTGATGAGGTAGGAAGCATCATTGCAGAAAGTATTGCTGCGTATTTTGGTGATGAAAAAAACAGAAACATTATTGAACGTTTAAAAGCATCGGGTTTAAAATTTGAACTCAGCGAAGAACAACAACAAGCAGGAAGTGAAAAGCTGAAAGAGTTGACTTTTGTAATTTCTGGCGTTTTTAATTCGCACAGCCGCGATCAGTTAAAAGAAATGATTGAGTTTCATGGTGGAAAAAACTCCGGATCTATAAGTGGTAAAACATCTTATTTGCTTGCCGGAGATAATATGGGGCCTGAGAAATTAAAAAAAGCAGAGAAGTTGGGCGTTAAAATTATCAGTGAAGATGATTTTGTAGCGATGATTAAGGTTTGA
- a CDS encoding GAF domain-containing protein, with amino-acid sequence MADDLIITASNKEEKYKELLPQIKALLESESDATANLANICAALKYGMSFFWVGFYLVKGEQLVLGPFQGPVACTRINLGKGVCGTSWQKKESIIVEDVDKFPGHIACSSLSKSEIVLPLFDKNNSVVGVLDVDSDELNSFDKTDELYLNQIIALLQF; translated from the coding sequence ATGGCCGACGATCTTATAATTACTGCAAGCAATAAAGAAGAAAAATACAAGGAGTTGCTTCCTCAAATAAAAGCCTTGTTAGAGTCTGAAAGTGATGCAACCGCTAATCTTGCGAACATTTGTGCTGCCTTAAAGTACGGCATGAGTTTTTTTTGGGTTGGATTTTATTTGGTGAAAGGCGAACAATTGGTTTTAGGTCCGTTTCAGGGGCCTGTGGCATGCACGCGGATTAATTTGGGTAAGGGTGTTTGCGGAACTTCCTGGCAAAAAAAAGAATCTATCATTGTGGAAGATGTAGATAAATTTCCAGGACACATTGCCTGCAGTTCATTAAGTAAAAGTGAAATTGTTCTTCCTTTGTTCGACAAAAATAATTCTGTTGTAGGTGTGTTAGATGTTGATAGTGATGAATTAAATTCTTTCGATAAAACAGACGAACTTTATTTAAATCAAATTATAGCTTTATTGCAATTTTAA
- a CDS encoding HepT-like ribonuclease domain-containing protein: protein MKDSHLESHERLEHIGKAISSIEKFVGSTDLKLFLKNEMLQDAVLLQFIIIGEAIIHVESDILDKYNYPWYKVRSFRNMIAHEYFNIKMRAVWEIIQKDLPEIKTVVKNILKKEFKS, encoded by the coding sequence ATGAAAGATAGTCATCTGGAAAGTCATGAAAGGTTGGAACATATTGGAAAAGCAATTTCAAGTATTGAAAAGTTTGTTGGCTCAACTGATTTAAAATTGTTTCTCAAAAATGAAATGTTGCAGGACGCAGTTTTGCTTCAGTTTATTATAATTGGCGAAGCTATTATACATGTGGAATCAGACATATTGGATAAATACAATTACCCTTGGTATAAAGTCCGTTCATTCAGAAACATGATCGCTCATGAGTACTTTAACATTAAGATGAGAGCTGTTTGGGAAATTATTCAAAAAGATTTACCGGAGATAAAAACGGTTGTTAAAAACATTTTAAAGAAAGAGTTTAAATCCTAA
- a CDS encoding helix-turn-helix domain-containing protein has translation MESLGEIIRKLREERKMPLRVVAAYLEIDQAILSKIERGQRNATRENVVKLAKYFKVQESDLLVSWLSDKLVNTLEDEHMALKVLQVAEEKIEYINFKKIDRNELLKKIKTAIKGFKHIQKAWIYGSFARADDGPKSDVDIALQTDKTFSYFDLAEVKHLLESKLNRKVDVGFIDSFKPYILKNVEPDLKLVYER, from the coding sequence ATGGAGAGCTTAGGAGAAATAATTCGCAAATTAAGAGAAGAAAGAAAAATGCCTTTACGCGTAGTGGCAGCTTATTTGGAAATAGATCAAGCGATTTTGAGTAAGATTGAGCGGGGGCAGCGAAACGCAACACGTGAAAATGTTGTAAAACTTGCAAAATACTTTAAAGTACAAGAAAGCGATTTATTGGTTTCGTGGTTGTCTGATAAACTGGTCAATACGCTAGAAGATGAGCACATGGCCTTAAAGGTGTTACAAGTAGCTGAAGAAAAAATAGAGTACATCAACTTTAAAAAGATTGATAGAAACGAACTATTAAAGAAAATAAAAACGGCAATAAAGGGATTTAAACACATTCAAAAAGCGTGGATATATGGATCCTTTGCCAGAGCTGACGATGGTCCGAAAAGTGATGTAGACATAGCTCTACAAACGGATAAAACGTTTTCGTATTTTGATTTAGCCGAAGTAAAACATCTTTTAGAAAGTAAACTTAATCGTAAAGTGGATGTTGGATTTATAGATTCATTTAAACCCTATATTCTAAAAAACGTTGAGCCAGATTTGAAGCTTGTTTATGAAAGATAG
- a CDS encoding cupin domain-containing protein: MTILENYIKTGILEQFVLGLSTELENLQVKEMCIQYPQLEVEIDTIIASLITYGETNAPEIDPTIKPLLIATIDYTERLKNGETPTFPPELNERSLINDYAEWLNRKDLELLNIDEEIELKLIGHTPKIMTAILRINTVTPAETHTKEFEKFLILEGSCDIETPNKTYSLTPGDYFSIPLHVKHSIKVTSKEPCKVILQRVAA, translated from the coding sequence ATGACAATACTTGAAAACTACATAAAAACGGGCATTCTTGAGCAATTTGTGCTCGGTTTATCCACCGAACTAGAAAATCTTCAGGTAAAAGAAATGTGTATTCAGTATCCACAGTTGGAGGTCGAAATTGATACTATCATTGCTTCACTTATTACCTATGGAGAAACAAATGCTCCTGAAATAGATCCAACGATTAAACCTTTGCTCATAGCAACGATTGACTACACCGAACGTTTAAAAAACGGAGAAACACCTACTTTTCCTCCCGAATTAAACGAGCGATCGCTTATAAACGATTACGCAGAATGGTTAAACCGAAAAGATTTAGAACTCTTAAACATAGACGAAGAAATTGAGCTTAAATTAATTGGGCATACACCTAAAATAATGACCGCTATTTTACGCATTAACACAGTAACACCAGCCGAAACACATACGAAAGAATTTGAGAAATTTTTAATTCTAGAAGGTTCCTGCGATATTGAAACACCAAATAAAACATATTCGTTAACGCCTGGAGATTATTTTTCGATTCCTTTACACGTGAAGCATTCAATTAAAGTAACATCAAAAGAGCCCTGCAAAGTTATTTTGCAGAGGGTTGCTGCTTAA
- a CDS encoding BlaI/MecI/CopY family transcriptional regulator, which translates to MNELTKAEEQIMQVLWEKEKAFVKDIIDELPKPKPAYNTVSTIIRTLERKKFVHHKSYGNSHQYFPIVEKSDYTKLFMKRVISNYFDNSLHQMVSFFSKENDLNINEVEEAIKLMQEIKSKKKHE; encoded by the coding sequence ATGAACGAATTAACAAAAGCAGAAGAACAGATTATGCAAGTTCTTTGGGAAAAGGAAAAAGCATTTGTAAAAGATATTATTGATGAATTGCCAAAACCAAAACCTGCTTACAATACTGTTTCAACCATTATAAGAACACTCGAACGAAAGAAGTTTGTTCATCATAAAAGTTATGGAAACTCACACCAGTATTTTCCTATTGTTGAAAAAAGTGACTACACAAAATTGTTTATGAAGCGCGTCATCAGTAATTATTTTGATAATTCGCTTCACCAAATGGTTTCTTTTTTTTCGAAGGAAAACGATCTGAATATTAATGAGGTAGAGGAAGCAATTAAACTTATGCAAGAAATTAAATCCAAAAAAAAACATGAATAA
- a CDS encoding M56 family metallopeptidase, which produces MNNFIIYSLEIAISLALFFSAYWLLLKNETFFKLNRFYLVSSVVIALLLPLLNISLAETNGENSFITRYLVLPIEQIEQSLLGNTTSESIPIKNRTTLLKNNLNTLNAESESLLGSTQSMAATSIESSSDSKLNWLSIVLVLYFIGAALFLIRFIANLIWVFTSVLKNKSQQLLGRRIIRIKRNSSPFSFLNFIFISVNEYREDELVKIITHEKIHIQQKHSLDLILFELLLVFQWFNPFAWFYKHAIKITHEYLADEGTLNSGVDVASYQYSLLNQVLSENNLEIASNYNLSIKKRIAMMMKKRTSKLATLKLVITLPLVIFLFSAFAFCTTSPEKDVEQNETNQSVPIGDTTIKRVDVPIEYLKLLEGEYISTNEHGRVRRIIFTELLGTLRGWDNMIEFDHGYSYKIIPVGEEKFINPDDHESLVFDTKDKNDISLLLFGRINLKKVKLEKDKFAHGANAVRLSIAYPLASMMLKEGIPAALSYYKARKDSIYLAEHEMNFAGYDLLQAGKPKEAAAIFKLNSELFPNSFNAYDSYGEALMALGEKTLAIENYKKSVQLNPGSKSGIKVLKEAGINTDDLIKTVKLTTEYLKLLEGDYLSTNQPTWMRWIKFVVEDGVLVGVDNGYRYKLLPMGNGKFINPDDGVPLVFDTKDKNAISLFIFGKTTLKKVKRSEVIDIKKYTGVYLPAKKDTILKPMEIINKEAKLFRFISDAQGANKMVELEAASDKIFFYTDKSFRSIEFILDNNNEVTGCIMRRSDGIFNLSRKK; this is translated from the coding sequence ATGAATAATTTTATCATTTACTCGTTAGAGATCGCAATAAGCCTTGCTTTATTTTTTTCAGCCTACTGGCTCCTTTTGAAAAACGAAACTTTTTTTAAGCTTAACAGATTTTATCTGGTCTCTTCGGTCGTGATAGCTTTGTTACTGCCACTTCTTAATATAAGTTTGGCTGAAACAAATGGAGAAAATTCATTTATCACCAGATACCTGGTGTTACCAATCGAACAAATCGAACAGAGTCTCCTTGGAAACACCACGAGCGAATCCATTCCAATAAAAAACAGAACCACTCTTTTAAAAAACAACCTAAATACGCTAAATGCTGAATCCGAAAGTCTTTTAGGCTCCACACAAAGCATGGCTGCAACGTCGATTGAAAGTAGTAGTGATAGTAAATTAAATTGGCTTAGCATTGTGTTGGTATTGTATTTTATCGGAGCGGCGCTTTTCTTGATTCGTTTTATTGCCAATTTAATTTGGGTTTTTACCTCTGTTTTGAAAAACAAATCCCAACAACTACTTGGTAGGCGAATAATTCGAATTAAAAGAAATAGTTCGCCATTTTCTTTTTTAAATTTCATATTCATTAGTGTGAATGAATATCGGGAAGATGAATTGGTTAAAATAATCACGCATGAAAAAATACATATCCAACAAAAACATTCCTTAGATCTTATTCTATTCGAATTATTGTTGGTTTTTCAATGGTTCAATCCCTTTGCATGGTTTTACAAACATGCCATAAAAATTACACATGAGTATTTAGCCGACGAAGGAACTTTAAACTCAGGAGTAGATGTAGCAAGTTACCAATACTCTTTGCTCAATCAGGTTCTGAGTGAAAACAATTTAGAAATTGCAAGCAACTATAATTTATCCATTAAAAAAAGAATAGCCATGATGATGAAAAAAAGAACCTCAAAATTAGCTACACTAAAACTAGTTATTACTTTACCACTAGTGATTTTTCTATTTAGTGCGTTTGCTTTTTGTACTACATCCCCTGAAAAGGATGTTGAGCAGAATGAAACAAATCAATCAGTTCCAATTGGCGATACAACCATCAAACGTGTAGATGTTCCTATTGAGTATTTAAAATTATTGGAGGGTGAGTACATTTCTACTAATGAGCATGGCAGAGTGAGAAGAATCATTTTTACCGAATTGCTAGGCACCTTGCGTGGTTGGGACAATATGATCGAATTTGACCATGGTTACTCATACAAAATAATACCCGTTGGAGAGGAAAAATTTATTAATCCTGATGATCACGAATCTCTGGTATTTGATACTAAAGACAAGAATGACATAAGCTTATTGCTTTTTGGAAGGATTAATTTAAAGAAGGTGAAATTAGAGAAAGATAAATTTGCTCACGGAGCTAATGCTGTTAGGTTATCGATTGCTTATCCTTTAGCAAGTATGATGTTGAAGGAGGGTATCCCTGCAGCGCTTTCGTATTACAAAGCCAGAAAAGATTCCATTTATCTTGCTGAACATGAAATGAATTTTGCTGGATACGATCTGTTACAAGCCGGAAAACCCAAAGAAGCTGCGGCAATTTTTAAGTTAAACTCTGAACTATTTCCAAATTCATTTAATGCTTACGATAGTTATGGAGAAGCTTTAATGGCTCTTGGAGAAAAAACTCTGGCTATTGAAAACTACAAAAAATCAGTACAATTAAACCCTGGCAGCAAAAGTGGCATAAAGGTGTTGAAAGAAGCCGGTATAAATACGGACGACCTCATCAAAACTGTAAAATTGACTACTGAATATTTGAAACTTTTAGAAGGTGATTATCTTTCCACCAATCAGCCCACCTGGATGAGATGGATAAAATTTGTTGTGGAAGATGGTGTATTAGTTGGCGTCGACAATGGTTATAGATACAAATTGCTTCCAATGGGAAACGGAAAATTTATCAATCCTGATGATGGAGTACCTTTAGTATTTGATACAAAAGACAAAAATGCAATAAGCTTATTTATTTTTGGAAAAACAACTTTAAAGAAAGTAAAAAGATCTGAAGTTATTGATATAAAAAAATACACTGGTGTTTATTTGCCTGCTAAAAAGGACACGATACTAAAGCCAATGGAAATAATTAATAAGGAAGCTAAATTATTCAGATTCATCAGTGATGCACAAGGTGCCAATAAAATGGTTGAATTGGAAGCTGCATCGGATAAAATTTTCTTTTATACCGATAAGAGCTTTAGAAGCATTGAATTTATTTTAGATAATAATAATGAAGTCACAGGTTGTATTATGAGAAGATCAGATGGTATTTTTAACCTTTCTCGAAAAAAATAG
- a CDS encoding MBL fold metallo-hydrolase — translation MKVTFLGTGTSQGVPMIACGCRVCTSDDSRDKRLRSSILIETAKTRIVIDSGPDFRMQMLREKIKKIDAVVFTHEHKDHIAGLDEIKAFNFLNKMRMPVYATQRVEDALKREFAYIFADIKYPGIPDVDLYEFDNEVFHIKDIILQPINVMHYKLPVKGFRANNFAYITDANFIAETEKEKLKNLDVLVLNALRREPHISHFTFEEAIEMVKELKPKKAYFTHISHQLGLHEELNKELPDNMELAIDGLQIVV, via the coding sequence ATTAAAGTCACATTTTTAGGAACAGGCACTTCGCAAGGTGTGCCTATGATTGCCTGCGGTTGCAGGGTTTGCACGAGCGATGATTCAAGGGACAAGCGTTTGCGCTCTTCCATTCTAATAGAAACTGCTAAAACGCGAATAGTCATTGATTCTGGACCTGATTTTAGAATGCAAATGCTACGAGAAAAAATTAAAAAAATAGATGCCGTTGTTTTTACACACGAACACAAAGATCACATTGCGGGATTAGATGAAATAAAAGCTTTTAACTTTCTCAATAAAATGAGGATGCCTGTTTACGCTACACAAAGAGTAGAGGACGCTTTAAAAAGAGAGTTCGCTTATATTTTTGCGGATATAAAGTATCCAGGTATTCCTGACGTGGATCTTTATGAGTTCGATAACGAAGTTTTTCATATCAAGGACATTATTTTGCAGCCAATTAATGTAATGCATTATAAATTGCCGGTTAAAGGTTTTAGAGCCAATAACTTTGCTTATATCACCGATGCAAATTTTATAGCGGAAACAGAGAAAGAAAAACTAAAAAATCTTGACGTTTTAGTTTTAAATGCTTTAAGAAGAGAACCACATATTTCTCATTTCACTTTTGAAGAAGCAATTGAAATGGTCAAAGAGCTTAAGCCTAAAAAGGCTTATTTTACACACATCTCACATCAACTCGGACTCCATGAAGAATTAAATAAGGAGTTACCGGACAATATGGAGCTGGCAATTGATGGTTTGCAGATTGTTGTATAG
- a CDS encoding acetyl-CoA carboxylase carboxyltransferase subunit alpha, protein MTYLDFEKPIQDIEEELVKLREVASKSKVDLTEKIKELESHMHEKTKEIYSNLTAWQCVQVSRHPERPYTLAYIDAITDKTFIELHGDRTVGDDKAMVGGFGEIDGQTVMFIGQQKGLNTKMRQIRRFGMANPEGYRKALRLMKLAEKFNKPIVTLIDTPGAYPGLEAEERGQGEAIARNLLEMVQLKVPVICIVIGEGASGGALGIGIGDKVLMLQNSWYSVISPENCSSILWRTWAQKEKAAEALKLTSHDMSKNGLVDGVIPEPLGGAHRNPEEVFTTVKEEIKKHLKTLAKVKPEKRIEQRIEKFSAMGVVHDLSEE, encoded by the coding sequence ATGACGTATTTGGATTTTGAAAAACCAATTCAGGATATAGAAGAAGAACTCGTTAAACTAAGAGAGGTCGCTTCAAAAAGCAAAGTTGATTTAACGGAGAAGATTAAAGAATTAGAATCTCACATGCATGAAAAAACTAAAGAGATTTATTCTAATCTAACAGCCTGGCAATGTGTTCAAGTAAGCAGACATCCAGAAAGACCTTATACCTTAGCCTACATAGATGCAATAACTGATAAAACTTTTATTGAATTACATGGAGACCGAACCGTTGGTGATGATAAAGCGATGGTTGGTGGTTTTGGAGAAATAGATGGTCAAACTGTGATGTTTATTGGTCAGCAAAAAGGATTAAACACCAAGATGCGTCAAATAAGGCGCTTTGGAATGGCTAATCCGGAAGGTTACCGCAAAGCCTTGCGTTTAATGAAACTTGCCGAAAAATTCAATAAACCAATTGTAACTTTAATAGATACTCCTGGTGCTTATCCTGGACTAGAAGCCGAAGAGCGTGGACAAGGCGAAGCCATTGCAAGAAATTTATTGGAAATGGTTCAACTAAAAGTTCCTGTAATTTGTATTGTGATTGGCGAAGGAGCTAGCGGTGGAGCTTTAGGTATAGGTATTGGCGATAAAGTGCTCATGCTTCAAAACTCCTGGTACTCTGTTATTTCACCCGAAAACTGTTCATCTATTTTATGGCGTACATGGGCCCAAAAAGAAAAAGCTGCTGAGGCCTTAAAACTAACCTCACACGACATGAGTAAAAACGGATTGGTTGATGGCGTTATTCCTGAACCTTTAGGTGGAGCGCACCGCAATCCAGAAGAAGTTTTTACAACGGTAAAAGAAGAAATTAAAAAGCATTTAAAAACTTTGGCTAAAGTAAAACCTGAGAAAAGAATAGAACAAAGGATCGAAAAATTCTCAGCGATGGGTGTCGTACACGACTTATCAGAAGAGTAA
- the efp gene encoding elongation factor P → MADTGDINVGSIIRFNGELVQITDYQHRTPGNLRAFYQAKMRNLKNGKQTENRFRSGEGVEIVRVEFRMMQFIYTEGEFAVVMDNTTFEQVHIPMLMFGDSGRFLKEGMEVKISFEGDDAILAEAPTFVEVQITYAEPGLKGDTATNTLKPATIDTGTEIRVPLFVNEGDWVKVDTRTGEYVERVKK, encoded by the coding sequence ATGGCAGACACAGGCGATATCAATGTAGGTTCAATTATTCGTTTTAACGGAGAATTGGTACAAATTACCGATTACCAGCACAGAACTCCAGGAAATCTTAGAGCATTTTATCAAGCGAAAATGCGCAACTTAAAAAATGGCAAACAAACCGAAAATCGTTTTAGAAGCGGCGAAGGTGTTGAAATTGTACGCGTAGAATTTCGTATGATGCAATTCATATATACAGAAGGTGAATTCGCTGTGGTAATGGATAATACAACCTTCGAACAAGTTCATATTCCCATGCTAATGTTTGGCGATAGCGGACGTTTCTTGAAAGAAGGAATGGAAGTGAAAATTAGTTTTGAAGGCGACGACGCAATTCTGGCCGAAGCACCAACATTTGTAGAAGTTCAAATAACCTATGCAGAACCAGGATTAAAAGGAGATACAGCAACCAACACGCTAAAACCTGCAACCATTGATACCGGAACAGAAATTCGCGTACCACTTTTTGTAAACGAAGGCGATTGGGTGAAAGTAGACACTCGCACGGGCGAATACGTTGAAAGGGTTAAAAAATAA
- the msrA gene encoding peptide-methionine (S)-S-oxide reductase MsrA: protein MKRKQIIKVAVTFVAALFFISACGQSKTTSTNTVTMNTEETKAKPVNDNTSNQTIDTATFGAGCFWCVEAVFQRLEGVISIKSGYSGGTVKNPSYREVCNGTTGHAEVCQIEYDKTKISFDELLEVFWKTHDPTTLNSQGNDHGTQYRSAIFYHNEEQKAKAERYKKELNEAHVYPNPIVTQIAAFTNYYPAEDYHQNYYNQNGSEGYCRFVIQPKVEKFEKIFKDKMKKN, encoded by the coding sequence ATGAAACGAAAACAAATTATAAAAGTAGCTGTAACATTTGTTGCGGCTCTTTTTTTTATCTCCGCTTGCGGACAGAGTAAAACAACCTCCACAAATACTGTAACTATGAACACAGAAGAAACTAAAGCAAAACCGGTAAATGACAATACATCAAATCAAACAATAGATACTGCTACTTTTGGCGCAGGCTGTTTTTGGTGCGTAGAAGCTGTTTTTCAACGTTTGGAAGGAGTTATTAGTATTAAGAGTGGGTATAGCGGCGGCACCGTTAAAAACCCTTCTTACAGAGAAGTATGTAATGGAACTACCGGACACGCTGAGGTCTGCCAAATTGAATACGACAAGACGAAAATTAGTTTCGATGAATTACTCGAGGTGTTTTGGAAAACGCATGATCCAACAACTTTAAACAGTCAGGGTAATGATCACGGCACTCAATACCGTTCGGCGATTTTTTATCATAATGAAGAGCAAAAAGCAAAAGCAGAGCGTTACAAAAAGGAGTTAAATGAGGCGCATGTTTATCCGAATCCTATTGTAACACAAATAGCCGCTTTTACCAATTATTATCCTGCTGAAGATTATCATCAAAATTATTACAATCAGAATGGGAGCGAGGGATACTGCCGTTTTGTAATTCAACCAAAGGTTGAGAAGTTTGAAAAAATTTTTAAGGATAAGATGAAGAAGAATTGA